A stretch of the Chlorobiota bacterium genome encodes the following:
- the dnaE gene encoding DNA polymerase III subunit alpha, translated as MSEFIHLHNHTHYSLLDAACSVDALIKATKDNNMNSVALTDHGVTFGLMEFYTKARKAGIKPILGCEVYMAVGSRFDKIATNTKAKTRNYYHLILLAKDLEGYRNLCKLTSRAHTEGFYYKPRIDRQLLSENYKGLVALSACAGGVVSSHLIREEIDLAREAIGWYKDVFKDDFYIEIQNHYLDVDKNILHHAPILAKEFGLKIIATNDVHYIKKEHAVAHNVLLHIRDASGKNALTGNEIETNLKYKTPEFYFKSVDEMKLMLGEFPDAFYSTLEVAEKCNVELPNDLHLPNFPIPTESKAVNLDSYLDEITWKGITSRYGENANEVVNERTKFELDVITRMGYAGYFLIVQDFISAAREMGVSVGPGRGSAAGSIVAYALGITNVDPLPYDLLFERFLNPDRVSMPDIDIDFSDTEREKVIEYVRQKYGNDAVAQIITFGTLSSRAVLKDVGRVLGVPLSVINSITEKITVKFGRVQPLKEAIENAELKWLKESDDPKIIKLIEYSLVLEGLCRNSSLHAAGVVIAPGPLENYIPLYQTPGSGLASQYTMNYLEEAGLLKMDFLGLRTLSMIDSALRLIKKRRSIEIDIDKIVLDDEKTYDMIGRGHTIGVFQFESVPMQEYLKQLKPSTLEDLTAMNALYRPGPMENIPEFIERKHGRKKIEYLHPMLTPILGKTNGITVYQEQIMQIAQKLGGFTLAQADNLRRAMGKKQIKYMDEMKPLYLEGCKINEIDKKISNEIWDMMVKFADYGFNKSHSLAYSYIAYQTAYLKANYTPEFLAANMTAESGDLAKVVRLIEEGKKFEIKTLPPNVNNSTLDFNVSENGDIIFGMAAIKNVGSGIVSELIKERELNGDYKSIFDFTKRLSSNSNVNKRLLESLVCSGAFDTLHSNRRACFEAIEASIQFAAAYSESKINGMNSLFGGNGLDNDLPEPSLPKFEDWNNMERLKRENEVLSFYVSGHPLQDYAIDVKAFSQIKFGDIDEIKDVNKVVRACGIISGIRTKLDKRENMMCFFTLEDFTGKGECICWSDSYKKNQKNINIGDVVFVVGKSDISGASELKIIVDDIVPINQARARYTSAVAINVYLNKVDYNDAILTKELMNKHRGDLQCIFRIYNDKNVVQGKWVSKLISITPNNEFIKGLQEIYGDDSIELIVG; from the coding sequence ATGTCAGAATTTATACATCTTCATAATCATACACACTATTCTTTATTAGACGCAGCATGTTCGGTTGACGCTCTTATTAAAGCTACAAAAGACAATAATATGAACTCTGTGGCTTTAACGGATCATGGGGTAACTTTTGGATTGATGGAGTTTTATACAAAGGCACGCAAGGCAGGTATTAAGCCAATTTTAGGATGTGAAGTTTATATGGCAGTAGGCTCTAGATTTGATAAAATTGCAACAAATACTAAAGCAAAAACACGTAATTATTATCATCTAATTTTACTTGCTAAAGATTTAGAAGGGTATAGAAATTTATGTAAATTAACATCAAGAGCTCATACTGAAGGTTTCTATTATAAACCAAGAATAGATCGTCAATTATTATCCGAAAATTATAAAGGTTTGGTTGCTTTATCTGCATGTGCAGGTGGGGTGGTATCATCTCATTTAATACGAGAAGAAATTGATTTAGCTCGTGAGGCAATTGGTTGGTATAAAGATGTTTTTAAGGATGACTTTTATATTGAAATCCAGAACCATTATTTAGATGTAGATAAAAATATCTTACATCATGCACCAATATTAGCTAAAGAATTCGGGCTTAAAATTATTGCAACAAACGATGTTCATTATATTAAGAAGGAACATGCAGTTGCTCATAATGTTCTATTACATATAAGAGATGCAAGTGGAAAAAATGCATTAACAGGAAATGAAATTGAAACTAATTTAAAGTATAAAACACCAGAGTTTTATTTTAAATCAGTTGATGAAATGAAATTAATGCTTGGAGAATTCCCTGATGCATTTTACTCTACTCTTGAAGTTGCAGAAAAATGTAATGTAGAGTTACCTAACGATTTGCATTTGCCTAATTTTCCAATTCCAACTGAATCAAAAGCTGTTAATTTAGATTCATACCTAGATGAAATAACCTGGAAAGGTATTACTTCCAGATATGGAGAAAATGCAAATGAGGTCGTTAATGAAAGAACTAAATTTGAACTAGATGTTATAACTAGAATGGGTTATGCTGGTTACTTTTTAATTGTACAAGACTTCATAAGTGCTGCAAGAGAAATGGGTGTTTCTGTAGGACCTGGAAGAGGCTCTGCAGCAGGTTCAATTGTTGCATATGCTCTTGGAATTACAAACGTAGATCCATTACCTTATGATTTGCTTTTTGAAAGATTTTTGAATCCAGATAGGGTTTCAATGCCAGATATTGATATTGATTTTTCTGACACAGAACGTGAAAAAGTAATTGAATATGTAAGGCAAAAATATGGTAATGATGCAGTAGCTCAAATCATTACATTTGGTACTTTATCATCAAGAGCAGTTTTGAAAGATGTTGGAAGAGTTCTTGGTGTACCCTTATCAGTAATTAATTCAATTACAGAAAAAATTACTGTGAAATTTGGTAGAGTTCAGCCATTGAAAGAAGCAATTGAAAATGCTGAATTGAAATGGTTAAAAGAATCTGATGATCCAAAGATTATTAAGTTAATAGAATATTCATTAGTGCTTGAAGGGCTTTGCAGAAACTCTTCACTTCATGCTGCTGGAGTAGTAATTGCACCTGGTCCATTAGAAAATTACATACCTTTATATCAGACTCCTGGTAGTGGTTTAGCTTCTCAATATACAATGAATTATCTTGAAGAAGCTGGTTTGCTTAAAATGGACTTTTTAGGCTTAAGGACTTTATCTATGATTGATTCAGCTCTAAGGCTTATTAAAAAAAGAAGATCCATAGAAATCGATATTGATAAAATTGTATTAGATGATGAAAAGACATATGATATGATTGGGAGAGGGCATACAATAGGAGTTTTTCAATTTGAATCTGTACCTATGCAAGAATATTTAAAACAGTTAAAGCCATCAACACTTGAGGATTTAACTGCAATGAATGCCCTTTATCGACCTGGTCCTATGGAAAATATCCCAGAATTTATTGAAAGGAAACATGGTAGAAAAAAGATAGAATATCTGCATCCAATGTTAACTCCAATTCTTGGTAAAACAAATGGGATAACTGTCTATCAAGAACAGATTATGCAAATAGCACAAAAGTTAGGAGGATTTACTTTAGCTCAAGCCGATAACTTAAGGCGTGCAATGGGTAAGAAGCAAATTAAATATATGGATGAAATGAAGCCATTGTATTTGGAAGGTTGTAAGATTAATGAAATTGATAAAAAGATAAGTAATGAGATTTGGGACATGATGGTGAAATTTGCTGATTATGGTTTTAACAAATCTCATTCATTAGCTTATAGTTATATAGCATACCAAACTGCTTACTTAAAAGCAAATTATACACCTGAGTTTCTAGCAGCAAACATGACTGCTGAATCTGGAGATTTAGCTAAAGTTGTAAGATTAATTGAAGAAGGAAAAAAATTCGAAATCAAAACATTACCTCCAAATGTAAATAATTCAACATTAGATTTTAATGTATCAGAAAATGGAGATATAATTTTTGGTATGGCTGCTATTAAAAATGTTGGATCTGGTATTGTTTCTGAACTTATTAAAGAGAGGGAATTAAATGGTGATTATAAATCAATTTTTGATTTTACAAAAAGATTATCTTCTAATAGTAATGTTAACAAAAGACTTCTTGAAAGCCTTGTTTGTTCTGGTGCTTTCGATACTTTACATTCAAATAGAAGAGCCTGTTTTGAAGCAATTGAAGCATCTATTCAATTTGCAGCCGCTTATAGTGAAAGCAAAATCAATGGTATGAATTCATTGTTTGGAGGAAACGGTTTAGATAATGATCTACCAGAACCTTCCCTCCCAAAATTTGAGGATTGGAATAATATGGAAAGATTAAAAAGAGAGAATGAAGTATTAAGTTTTTATGTTAGTGGTCATCCATTACAAGATTATGCAATAGATGTAAAAGCTTTTTCTCAGATTAAATTTGGAGATATTGATGAAATTAAAGATGTAAATAAAGTTGTTCGTGCATGTGGTATAATTTCTGGCATTAGAACAAAATTAGATAAAAGAGAAAATATGATGTGCTTTTTCACTCTGGAAGATTTTACTGGAAAAGGAGAGTGTATTTGTTGGAGCGATTCTTACAAAAAGAATCAAAAAAATATAAATATTGGAGATGTTGTGTTTGTTGTTGGAAAATCTGATATTAGCGGAGCAAGTGAATTAAAGATAATAGTAGATGATATTGTTCCTATAAATCAAGCCAGAGCTAGATATACAAGTGCAGTTGCAATTAATGTTTATTTAAATAAAGTAGATTACAATGATGCTATTTTAACAAAAGAATTAATGAACAAACACAGAGGAGATTTACAATGTATCTTCAGAATTTATAATGATAAAAATGTTGTTCAAGGAAAATGGGTTTCAAAATTAATTTCAATTACTCCTAACAATGAATTCATAAAGGGTCTTCAAGAAATTTATGGAGATGATAGCATTGAATTAATTGTAGGTTAA
- a CDS encoding ATP-binding protein has protein sequence MGKLEVINWQGLRDAIEIGECENIEFKHEFSTYEKMAKEICAFANTRGGVILIGIDDNGRISGIESEKESTALIEHSSQFYCYPAVKMYIKVIEYNGLDVLIVNVPESNNKPHAVVLNNNNLSPEKDNRVYIRLKDKSVIASKEVTKVLEGKRADSPPLQIKIGWLEKLLMGYLEKNERITIAQFRSLANISQRRASRCLVHLVRAGVIRIFTDEGEDYYTLS, from the coding sequence TTGGGAAAGTTGGAAGTTATTAATTGGCAAGGTCTTCGAGATGCAATTGAAATTGGAGAATGTGAGAATATAGAATTCAAACACGAGTTTTCTACTTATGAAAAAATGGCAAAGGAAATTTGTGCTTTTGCAAACACTAGAGGAGGAGTAATTTTAATTGGAATTGATGATAATGGTAGAATTTCAGGAATTGAAAGTGAAAAAGAAAGTACTGCATTAATTGAACATTCATCTCAATTTTATTGTTATCCAGCAGTAAAAATGTATATTAAAGTAATAGAGTATAATGGGCTTGATGTTTTAATTGTAAATGTACCTGAAAGCAATAACAAACCTCATGCTGTAGTTCTTAATAACAATAATTTATCTCCAGAAAAAGATAACAGAGTTTATATAAGACTAAAAGATAAAAGTGTAATTGCAAGTAAAGAAGTGACGAAAGTTCTTGAAGGAAAAAGAGCAGATTCTCCACCACTTCAAATTAAGATTGGTTGGTTAGAAAAATTATTGATGGGGTATCTAGAAAAAAATGAGAGGATAACCATAGCACAATTTAGGTCATTAGCGAACATTTCTCAAAGAAGAGCTTCAAGGTGTTTAGTTCATTTAGTTAGAGCAGGTGTGATAAGAATATTTACAGATGAAGGGGAAGATTATTATACTTTATCTTAA
- a CDS encoding polysaccharide deacetylase family protein — MNKKINIGITEITPAWEILFEQLGVCYSIINWNNFSDNEYSCIVITSYLYIKQKNIIDQFLQNNGLIIDTTNHFKFEYKTKYKRCIIDTKGILEKGYSFDVYSFVRHFKQGDKLFDGAVAFYNYGNGTIASIGFNCEKIISNKSSKRKFFLSPSKVFPDEIVNKNSKFFIRKMIEFVIIKIHLTGDIPFVKICDSPKNRSIFLLRIDTDFSSKQDLILLKNVCSKNGIKSTWFVHSEAHENYINLFNQFENDEIAVHTHSHKLFDNEIEQFVDINCCKNLLEENGLKVYGFAAPFGAWSNNLAIALNKFDFKYSSEFSLDYDNLPYHFNNRLQIPIHPICIGSFKRTKATDEEILNYFKKVIYKKYSLQEPILLYYHPLDGRLNVLELIFEYINKLNINNYTFNEYSEWLLIRQNANFGVNTSNIGVEVKGNLDSTLKLILYSENNLIVKDSTNNLNVISIKSDEIIKEKNNFLTEDKSVSQFDNRRPFWRNIRNSIEDYISKNKI; from the coding sequence TTGAATAAAAAAATTAATATCGGAATTACTGAAATTACTCCTGCATGGGAAATTTTATTTGAACAATTAGGTGTTTGTTATTCTATTATAAATTGGAATAATTTCTCCGATAATGAATACTCATGTATTGTTATTACATCTTATTTGTACATTAAACAAAAAAATATAATTGATCAATTTCTTCAAAATAATGGATTGATTATTGATACTACTAATCATTTTAAATTTGAATACAAAACCAAATATAAAAGATGTATAATTGATACAAAAGGTATTTTAGAAAAAGGTTACTCATTCGATGTTTACTCTTTTGTAAGGCATTTTAAACAAGGAGATAAATTGTTTGATGGGGCAGTTGCTTTTTATAATTATGGTAATGGAACTATTGCTTCAATTGGTTTTAATTGTGAAAAAATAATTTCAAACAAATCATCTAAAAGAAAATTTTTCTTATCTCCTTCAAAAGTATTTCCAGATGAAATTGTAAATAAAAATAGCAAATTTTTTATCAGAAAAATGATAGAGTTTGTCATCATTAAAATACATTTAACAGGAGATATTCCATTTGTAAAAATATGTGATTCACCAAAAAATAGGAGCATATTTTTATTAAGAATTGATACTGATTTTTCAAGTAAACAAGATTTGATTTTACTCAAAAATGTTTGTTCAAAAAATGGAATTAAATCAACTTGGTTTGTTCATTCTGAAGCTCATGAAAATTATATTAATTTGTTTAATCAATTTGAAAATGATGAAATAGCAGTTCATACTCATTCTCACAAGTTGTTTGATAATGAAATTGAACAATTTGTAGATATAAATTGTTGTAAAAATTTATTAGAGGAAAATGGGTTAAAAGTTTATGGATTTGCTGCTCCTTTTGGTGCTTGGAGTAATAACCTAGCAATTGCTTTGAACAAATTTGATTTTAAATATTCAAGTGAGTTTTCTTTAGATTATGACAACTTACCATATCATTTTAACAACAGATTGCAAATACCAATTCATCCAATTTGTATTGGTAGTTTTAAAAGAACTAAAGCAACTGATGAAGAGATACTTAACTATTTTAAAAAGGTAATTTACAAAAAATATTCTCTACAAGAACCAATTTTACTTTACTATCATCCACTTGATGGAAGGCTAAATGTTCTTGAATTAATTTTTGAATATATCAATAAATTAAATATAAATAATTACACTTTTAATGAGTATTCAGAGTGGTTGTTAATCAGACAAAATGCAAATTTTGGTGTTAATACTTCTAATATAGGTGTTGAGGTTAAGGGTAATTTAGATTCAACTTTAAAACTTATTTTGTATTCAGAAAATAATCTTATAGTTAAAGATTCAACAAATAATTTGAATGTTATAAGTATTAAAAGTGATGAGATTATTAAAGAGAAAAATAACTTTTTAACAGAAGATAAATCAGTATCTCAATTTGACAATAGAAGACCATTCTGGAGGAATATTAGAAACTCTATTGAAGATTATATCTCAAAAAATAAAATATAA
- the bamA gene encoding outer membrane protein assembly factor BamA — translation MKKYLIILFLITNLFQLYSQTTEQEAKSFKIIDIKVEGLKNSNKSSVISYSGLRIGDVISLGSDVIPKSIKSLMDRGLYSDAKIYVEDIENKNGATIIINIVEYSRINDIKFKGNDEFDNKDLDKEIVVRIGDIANPYDLLRSSNKIKKKYSDEGYLFSSIKYLIDKSLVDTNRVDVTFVITEGPDVKIGNIYFDGNQKVLSSDLKGSMNDVKEKSWWQFWRSSKFDKTKLAKDKEKIVEYYKKNGFIDAEVLNDSITINNLTGRADVYISVREGKQTYLRNVVVLGNVIYPSEVIERRLEVKKGEIYNQTQFDKNLSGNEEQSDIQSLYLDNGFLTANVQKMEDRIEDSVDVTVKITEGPQAKFRYISIAGNTKTKDKVIRRELYTYPGDLFSRSKIIRSLRNLAGLNYFNPEKLQPQINPVDATSVDVTYTLEEKPSDTFNASLGISSQGLSGMLGVTFNNFSLAEPLSGGAGQILNFNYEKSAYGQTFMFGITEPWLFDEPTTLGSSISFNTYSSPTSDYSYQSYVGSVTVGRRLRWPDDYFRIDGAVRYSNNHVTSSSVSNYTNGDEFTIAINFSRNSIDNPVFPTVGSKFNFGNTFAVLADAKYTKHEISTDFYSNIFNVSETMPVVFYLGFNSGMLNVSGDVNKIQPLTFYSMGGSGIGGYNTIPLRGYPDSKIGTYLNNSTIPTSKVYVKANAEIRISISQNPIPIFFPFFAECGNAWENLDKVNIFNLKRTVGAGIRVVVPGVGLLGFDYAYGFDKDINGQVGGWQTHFQFGR, via the coding sequence ATGAAAAAATACTTAATAATTTTATTTCTAATTACAAATCTTTTTCAGTTGTATTCGCAAACAACTGAACAAGAAGCTAAGTCATTTAAAATAATTGATATAAAAGTTGAAGGACTTAAAAACTCAAACAAATCTAGCGTTATATCATATTCAGGATTAAGAATTGGAGATGTTATTTCTTTAGGTTCAGATGTTATTCCAAAGTCAATCAAATCTCTAATGGATCGTGGACTTTACAGTGACGCCAAAATATATGTTGAAGATATTGAAAATAAAAATGGTGCAACAATAATTATAAATATTGTTGAATATTCAAGAATTAATGATATCAAATTTAAAGGAAATGATGAATTTGATAATAAAGATTTAGATAAAGAAATTGTTGTAAGAATTGGTGATATTGCTAACCCTTACGATTTGCTTCGTTCAAGCAATAAAATAAAGAAAAAATATTCTGATGAAGGTTATTTGTTTTCTAGTATAAAATATTTAATAGATAAAAGTTTAGTTGATACTAACAGGGTTGATGTAACATTTGTTATTACTGAAGGACCAGATGTTAAGATTGGTAATATATATTTTGATGGGAATCAAAAAGTTTTATCATCAGATTTAAAAGGTTCTATGAATGATGTTAAAGAAAAATCTTGGTGGCAATTTTGGAGGTCTTCAAAGTTTGATAAAACAAAACTTGCTAAGGATAAAGAAAAAATTGTTGAGTATTACAAAAAGAATGGATTTATTGATGCTGAAGTTTTAAATGACTCAATTACAATAAATAATTTAACTGGAAGGGCAGATGTATATATCTCTGTAAGGGAAGGCAAACAAACATATTTAAGGAATGTTGTAGTTCTTGGAAATGTTATTTATCCTTCTGAAGTTATTGAACGCAGATTAGAAGTTAAGAAAGGAGAAATTTATAATCAAACCCAATTTGATAAAAATTTATCTGGTAATGAAGAGCAAAGTGATATTCAATCTTTATATTTAGATAACGGATTTTTGACTGCTAATGTTCAAAAAATGGAAGATCGAATTGAGGATTCTGTTGATGTAACAGTAAAAATTACAGAAGGACCACAAGCAAAATTTAGGTATATAAGTATTGCAGGAAATACTAAAACTAAAGATAAAGTAATTAGAAGAGAATTATATACATATCCTGGGGATTTGTTTTCTAGGTCAAAAATAATTCGTTCATTAAGAAACTTAGCAGGCTTGAATTATTTTAATCCAGAAAAGTTGCAACCTCAGATTAACCCAGTTGATGCAACTTCAGTAGATGTAACTTATACTTTAGAGGAAAAACCTAGCGACACTTTTAATGCATCTTTAGGAATAAGTTCTCAAGGTTTGTCTGGTATGTTAGGTGTTACTTTTAATAATTTTTCATTAGCTGAACCTTTAAGTGGAGGTGCAGGACAAATTTTAAATTTTAATTATGAAAAAAGTGCATATGGTCAAACATTTATGTTTGGTATAACAGAACCATGGCTTTTTGATGAACCAACTACATTAGGATCTAGTATATCTTTCAATACATACAGTTCACCAACTTCAGATTATAGTTATCAGAGTTATGTAGGTTCTGTTACTGTTGGTAGAAGGCTTAGGTGGCCAGATGATTATTTTAGAATTGATGGTGCCGTAAGATATTCAAATAATCATGTAACTAGTTCATCAGTTTCAAATTATACAAATGGTGATGAATTTACAATTGCTATAAATTTTTCTAGGAATAGTATAGATAATCCAGTGTTCCCAACAGTAGGAAGCAAATTCAATTTTGGAAATACTTTTGCAGTTTTAGCAGATGCAAAATATACTAAACATGAAATTAGCACTGATTTCTATTCAAACATTTTTAATGTTTCTGAAACAATGCCAGTTGTATTTTATCTAGGATTTAATAGTGGAATGTTAAATGTTTCTGGAGATGTAAATAAAATTCAACCACTTACTTTTTATTCAATGGGAGGTAGTGGTATAGGGGGATATAATACAATACCCTTGAGAGGTTATCCAGATAGTAAAATTGGAACATATTTGAATAATTCAACTATTCCAACTTCAAAGGTATATGTTAAAGCTAATGCTGAAATAAGAATTAGTATATCACAAAATCCAATACCAATTTTCTTCCCATTTTTTGCTGAATGTGGTAATGCATGGGAGAACCTAGATAAAGTAAATATCTTCAACTTAAAAAGAACTGTTGGAGCAGGAATAAGGGTTGTTGTGCCTGGAGTTGGACTTTTAGGATTTGATTATGCTTACGGATTTGATAAAGATATTAATGGTCAAGTTGGAGGTTGGCAAACTCATTTTCAATTTGGAAGATAA
- a CDS encoding OmpH family outer membrane protein, protein MRIFIKNLFIISLFILTASIAKAQKIGFVDIEVIKTTLGDFKKIETKLMGVKKSYEDTLKIMQTEFQQGVEAYQKQAALMNAEAKSKEEERLGGIRERVLKYNEEKFGNSGELARSQAEMVRPIMEKVKSAIEQVSKSDKLSAVFETSMTAFYDKKSDITFKILDIIKKSEK, encoded by the coding sequence ATGAGAATTTTTATTAAGAATTTATTTATTATTTCGTTATTTATTCTAACTGCTTCAATTGCCAAAGCTCAAAAAATTGGCTTTGTAGATATTGAGGTTATTAAAACTACATTAGGAGATTTCAAGAAAATTGAAACCAAATTGATGGGTGTAAAAAAATCATATGAAGATACATTGAAAATTATGCAAACAGAGTTTCAACAAGGTGTTGAAGCATATCAAAAACAAGCAGCTTTAATGAATGCTGAAGCTAAATCTAAAGAAGAAGAAAGGCTTGGTGGAATTAGAGAAAGAGTATTGAAATATAACGAAGAAAAATTTGGTAATAGTGGTGAATTAGCTCGTTCTCAAGCTGAGATGGTAAGGCCTATAATGGAAAAAGTGAAAAGTGCAATTGAACAAGTTTCAAAATCAGATAAATTATCTGCTGTTTTTGAAACATCTATGACTGCATTTTACGATAAAAAATCAGATATAACTTTTAAGATTTTAGATATAATTAAAAAAAGTGAAAAGTAA
- a CDS encoding OmpH family outer membrane protein — MPIASAQKLGYVSSAALMDKFPEAKTALGKLSEFQINWLNDIENQEKSIRIQKDSIFNNRLLWSSQERKDADSKLSELISKLSSFRLGKFGENGEYEKKQLEIMNPVLDKISKAIEDEAKSQKMDFIFDKSNRTLPMLYSNPNNDISVLVLKRLGVDISKDSLNSNQKDSQKDVMNARGKGRDENPQQNQVPKFDPNDLLNGIKPDAPAKEVVKPNK, encoded by the coding sequence ATGCCGATTGCAAGTGCTCAAAAACTTGGATATGTATCATCTGCTGCACTTATGGATAAATTTCCAGAAGCTAAAACAGCTTTAGGGAAATTATCAGAATTTCAAATTAATTGGCTTAATGATATTGAAAATCAAGAAAAATCTATAAGAATTCAAAAAGATTCTATCTTTAATAATAGGTTGCTTTGGAGCTCACAAGAACGAAAAGATGCAGATTCAAAATTGTCAGAATTAATATCAAAATTATCTTCTTTTCGATTAGGAAAGTTTGGTGAAAATGGTGAGTATGAAAAGAAGCAATTAGAAATTATGAATCCTGTTTTAGATAAAATATCAAAGGCAATTGAAGATGAAGCTAAATCTCAGAAAATGGATTTTATTTTTGATAAAAGTAATAGAACTTTACCAATGCTATACTCTAATCCTAATAATGATATTTCTGTTTTAGTTCTTAAAAGATTAGGTGTTGATATTTCTAAAGATAGTTTAAATTCAAATCAAAAAGATAGTCAAAAAGATGTAATGAATGCTAGAGGAAAAGGGCGAGATGAAAATCCTCAACAAAATCAAGTACCTAAGTTTGATCCAAATGATTTATTGAATGGAATCAAACCTGATGCTCCAGCTAAAGAAGTTGTAAAACCAAATAAATAA
- the lpxD gene encoding UDP-3-O-(3-hydroxymyristoyl)glucosamine N-acyltransferase: MLTSEISQLLNAELVGDPNLNISYINKIEFAIEGEISFIANPLYEKYEETTNASALIVSKEFKLNRDDICYLITEDPYMSFLKILNKFNEENDRMNFGIHHTACIEKSSKINSNTVIGSNVYIGNNCIVGENTVLHPNVVLYDNTIIGDNCIIHAGSVIGSDGFGYVPSENGEWIKIPHIGNVVIEDNVEIGANTTIDRGTIGETRICKGVKIDNLVQIAHNVRINENTVIAGQSAIAGSAVLGKNNILAGQVGIVGHIKTVDNVTILGRSGVSKDITHKGKYYGSPAREYITALKEEAALRQLPKALIEIERLKLEIEKFVNINNEKNI; the protein is encoded by the coding sequence ATGTTAACTTCAGAAATATCTCAATTACTAAATGCCGAATTAGTAGGAGACCCGAATTTAAATATTTCATATATAAACAAAATTGAATTTGCAATTGAAGGGGAAATATCATTTATTGCAAACCCATTATATGAAAAATATGAAGAGACCACAAACGCATCAGCCTTAATTGTTTCAAAGGAATTCAAATTAAACAGAGATGATATTTGTTATTTAATTACTGAAGACCCTTATATGTCTTTTTTAAAGATACTTAATAAATTCAATGAAGAAAATGATAGAATGAATTTTGGTATTCATCATACTGCTTGTATTGAAAAATCATCAAAAATAAATTCAAATACTGTTATAGGATCTAATGTTTATATTGGTAATAATTGTATTGTTGGTGAAAATACTGTATTACATCCTAACGTAGTATTATATGATAATACAATCATTGGGGATAATTGCATAATTCATGCTGGCTCAGTTATTGGTTCTGATGGATTTGGTTATGTTCCTTCTGAAAATGGTGAATGGATAAAAATTCCACATATTGGAAATGTTGTAATTGAAGATAACGTTGAGATTGGTGCTAACACAACTATTGACAGAGGAACTATTGGTGAAACAAGAATTTGTAAAGGTGTAAAAATTGACAACTTAGTTCAAATTGCTCACAATGTTAGGATTAATGAAAACACTGTTATTGCAGGTCAATCTGCAATTGCAGGAAGTGCAGTTCTTGGAAAAAATAATATATTGGCTGGTCAAGTTGGAATTGTTGGTCATATTAAAACGGTTGATAATGTTACAATTTTAGGAAGATCTGGGGTCAGTAAAGATATAACACACAAAGGGAAGTATTATGGTTCTCCAGCTAGGGAATATATAACTGCTTTAAAAGAAGAAGCAGCTTTAAGGCAATTACCGAAAGCACTTATTGAAATTGAAAGATTAAAATTAGAGATAGAAAAATTTGTAAATATCAATAATGAAAAAAATATTTAG